AATCTGGCGGCCATCGTGTGCAGCGTGTACCGGCGACGGAGTCACAGGGGCGTATCCATACTTCCGCCTGTACCGTAGCGGTGATGCCGGAAGTACCCGAAGCGGAACTGCCGGATATCAACCCGGCTGACCTGCGTATTGATACCTTCCGTTCATCAGGGGCGGGTGGTCAGCACGTTAACACCACCGATTCTGCAATCCGTATTACCCACTTGCCGACCGGCATTGTCGTCGAGTGTCAGGACGAACGTTCACAGCATAAGAACAAAGCCAAAGCGATGTCGGTGCTGGGGTCGCGTATTCGTGCAGCCGAAGTGGCAAGACGTCAGCAGGCGGAAGCGTCTGAGCGTCGTAACCTGTTGGGCAGCGGCGATCGCAGCGATCGTAACCGCACCTATAACTTCCCGCAGGGGCGCGTCACCGATCACCGCATCAACCTGACGCTTTACCGTCTGGATGAAACAATGGAAGGTAAACTGGACATGCTCATTGAGCCGATTGTCCAGGAGTATCAGGCCGACCAACTGGCAGCGTTGTCCGAGCAGGAATAATGGATTACCAGCACTGGCTGCGTGACGCGATAAGCCAATTAGCGCAGAGCGAAAGCCCGCGTCGCGATGCCGAGATCCTTCTGGCGCATGTGACCGGCAAAACGCGTACCTTTATCCTGGCGTTTGGCGAGACGGCGTTAACCGATGCGCAGTGCGATCAACTGGCTGAGTTACTCGCTCGCCGCCAGCGGGGAGAACCCATTGCCCATTTGATTGGGGTGCGTGAATTCTGGTCGCTGCCGCTGTTTGTCTCACCGGCTACGCTGATCCCGCGACCTGATACCGAGTGTCTGGTCGAGCAGGCGCTGGCGCGTTTGCCTGCCACCGCATGTCGCATTCTTGATTTGGGAACCGGTACTGGCGCCATTGCGCTGGCGCTGGCGAGCGAACGCCCGGACTGCGATGTGGTTGCGGTCGATCGCATGGCCGACGCGGTCGCGCTGGCATTGCGTAATAAAGCGCATCTGGCGATCCCCAATGTACATATCCTGCAGAGCGACTGGTTCAGCGCATTGCAGGGGCAGTCGTTTGAGATGATCGTCAGTAATCCGCCGTATATTGATGCGCAGGACCCGCACCTTTATCAGGGCGATGTGCGATTCGAACCGTTGTCGGCGCTGGTTGCCAGTGATCAAGGGATGGCGGATATTGCGCACATTATTGCGCAGGCGCGTCATGCGCTGACCCCCGGCGGCTTTCTGCTACTGGAGCACGGCTGGCAGCAGGGGGCATTGGTCAGAGACGCATTCAGTCAGGCGGGGTATACGCAGATTGAGACCTGTCGTGATTATGGCGATAACGAGCGTATCACGCTTGGGTGTATCGCGTTATGACGACGTTTAACCTGCTTCTTGGTGTTCATCTCATCAGTATTGCGCTTTCAGTCAGTCTGCTGACGCTACGTTACTGGTGGCGTTACAGCGGAAATCCGCGGGCAACCGCCCGCTGGACACGGATTGTGCCGCCGGTTATTGATACCGTATTGCTGCTGAGCGGCGTGGCGTTAATCCTTAAAACGCACGTCCTGCCATTCACCGAACAAGGTACATGGCTGACTGAGAAGTTGTTTGGAGTTATCATTTACATCGTTTTGGGTTTTATTGCGCTTGATTATCGTCAGGCGCGCAGTCAGCAGGCGCGTGTGATCGCTTTCCCGCTGGCGCTGGTGGTGCTGTACATCATCATTAAACTCGCCACCACAAAAATACCGTTACTGGGGTAAGTCATGAAGTCGTTAGCTGATTTCGAATTTAATAACGCGCCATTGTGCGATGGGATGATCCTGGCATCGGAGTCGATCCGTCTGGATTTCCCGACGCAATCTGTCTACGACGAGCTGGAACGACTGGCCAGTCTGGCGCACGAAGAAATTAGCCAGCTCCTGTCTCAGGATGAGCAACTGGAAAAACTGCTGGCACTGTTTTATGGCGAATGGGGATTTACGGATACCCAGGGCGTCTACCGTCTTTCTGATGCACTATGGCTCGATCAGGTTCTGAAGAACCGGCAGGGCAGCGCAGTCTCGCTGGGGGCTATCTTACTGTGGGTGGCTAACCGCCTGGATCTCCCTCTGGTTCCGGTGATTTTTCCGACGCAGCTGATTCTGCGAATTGAATCACTGGAAGGGGAAATGTGGCTGATTAACCCGTTCAACGGTGAAACGCTTGATGAACATACGCTGGAAGTCTGGCTGAAGGGGAACATCAGCCCGGTGGCGGAACTGTTCAACGAGGATTTAGATGAAGCCGATAACGCTGAAGTAATCCGTAAATTGTTGGACACCCTGAAGTCATCATTAATGGAAGAGCGGCAGATGGAGCTGGCATTGCGTGCCAGTGAAGCGTTACTGCAATTTAATCCAGAAGATCCGTATGAGATACGTGACCGCGGATTGATTTACGCGCAGCTGGAATGTGAACATGTTGCGCTGACCGATTTAAGCTATTTCGTTGAACAGTGTCCGGAAGACCCGATCAGCGAAATGATTCGTGCGCAGATTAATACTATTTCGCACAAGCAAATTGTACTGCATTAATTTATCGACATTCTTACTCATCACTAAGGCGATCCTATGAAACAAAAAGTGGTTAGCATTGGCGACATCAACGTGGCAAATGACCTGCCGTTCGTGCTGTTTGGCGGTATGAACGTGCTGGAATCCCGCGATCTTGCGATGCGCATTTGTGAGCACTATGTGACTGTTACTCAGAAACTGGGTATTCCTTATGTGTTCAAGGCCTCTTTTGATAAAGCCAACCGTTCCTCGATTCACTCTTACCGTGGCCCAGGCCTGGAAGAAGGGATGAAAATCTTCCAGGAACTGAAGCAGACGTTTGGCGTGAAAGTGATCACCGACGTTCATGAAGCCAGCCAGGCGCAGCCTGTTGCGGATGTCGTTGACGTGATTCAGTTGCCAGCGTTCCTCGCGCGTCAAACCGACCTGGTTGAAGCGATGGCGAAAACCGGTGCCGTTATCAACGTGAAAAAACCCCAGTTCGTCAGCCCGGGTCAGATGGGTAACATCGTCGACAAATTCCACGAAGGCGGTAACGACAAGGTTATTCTGTGCGACCGCGGCGCTAACTTTGGTTACGACAACCTGGTTGTCGATATGCTGGGCTTTAGCGTGATGAAGAAAGTCTCCGGTAACTCTCCGGTTATTTTCGACGTCACCCACGCACTGCAGTGCCGCGATCCGTTTGGCGCAGCCTCTGGCGGTCGTCGTGCTCAGGTTACCGAACTGGCGCGTGCCGGTATGGCGGTGGGTCTGGCGGGTCTGTTTATTGAAGCGCATCCGGATCCGGCCAACGCAAAATGTGACGGTCCGTCAGCGCTGCCGCTGGCCAAACTGGAGCAATTCCTGACCCAGATTAAAGCGATTGATGATTTGGTGAAAAGCTT
This Citrobacter enshiensis DNA region includes the following protein-coding sequences:
- the prfA gene encoding peptide chain release factor 1, with amino-acid sequence MKPSIVAKLEALHERHEEVQALLGDAGTIADQERFRALSREYAQLSDVSRCFTDWQQIQDDIETAQMMLDDPEMREMAQDELREAKDKCEQLEQQLQVLLLPQDPDDERNAFLEVRAGTGGDEAALFAGDLFRMYSRYAEARRWRVEIMSANEGEHGGYKEIIAKVSGDGVYGRLKFESGGHRVQRVPATESQGRIHTSACTVAVMPEVPEAELPDINPADLRIDTFRSSGAGGQHVNTTDSAIRITHLPTGIVVECQDERSQHKNKAKAMSVLGSRIRAAEVARRQQAEASERRNLLGSGDRSDRNRTYNFPQGRVTDHRINLTLYRLDETMEGKLDMLIEPIVQEYQADQLAALSEQE
- the prmC gene encoding peptide chain release factor N(5)-glutamine methyltransferase; its protein translation is MDYQHWLRDAISQLAQSESPRRDAEILLAHVTGKTRTFILAFGETALTDAQCDQLAELLARRQRGEPIAHLIGVREFWSLPLFVSPATLIPRPDTECLVEQALARLPATACRILDLGTGTGAIALALASERPDCDVVAVDRMADAVALALRNKAHLAIPNVHILQSDWFSALQGQSFEMIVSNPPYIDAQDPHLYQGDVRFEPLSALVASDQGMADIAHIIAQARHALTPGGFLLLEHGWQQGALVRDAFSQAGYTQIETCRDYGDNERITLGCIAL
- the sirB2 gene encoding invasion regulator SirB2; the encoded protein is MTTFNLLLGVHLISIALSVSLLTLRYWWRYSGNPRATARWTRIVPPVIDTVLLLSGVALILKTHVLPFTEQGTWLTEKLFGVIIYIVLGFIALDYRQARSQQARVIAFPLALVVLYIIIKLATTKIPLLG
- the sirB1 gene encoding invasion regulator SirB1, with amino-acid sequence MKSLADFEFNNAPLCDGMILASESIRLDFPTQSVYDELERLASLAHEEISQLLSQDEQLEKLLALFYGEWGFTDTQGVYRLSDALWLDQVLKNRQGSAVSLGAILLWVANRLDLPLVPVIFPTQLILRIESLEGEMWLINPFNGETLDEHTLEVWLKGNISPVAELFNEDLDEADNAEVIRKLLDTLKSSLMEERQMELALRASEALLQFNPEDPYEIRDRGLIYAQLECEHVALTDLSYFVEQCPEDPISEMIRAQINTISHKQIVLH
- the kdsA gene encoding 3-deoxy-8-phosphooctulonate synthase: MKQKVVSIGDINVANDLPFVLFGGMNVLESRDLAMRICEHYVTVTQKLGIPYVFKASFDKANRSSIHSYRGPGLEEGMKIFQELKQTFGVKVITDVHEASQAQPVADVVDVIQLPAFLARQTDLVEAMAKTGAVINVKKPQFVSPGQMGNIVDKFHEGGNDKVILCDRGANFGYDNLVVDMLGFSVMKKVSGNSPVIFDVTHALQCRDPFGAASGGRRAQVTELARAGMAVGLAGLFIEAHPDPANAKCDGPSALPLAKLEQFLTQIKAIDDLVKSFDELDTEN